A window of the Cytophagaceae bacterium genome harbors these coding sequences:
- a CDS encoding DUF479 domain-containing protein, protein MNYLAHLFLSGNNRGIIVGNILEDYITGHIDHPKNAYIPFDIKVGLKMHRMIDTFTDSHPVLKDSKALFYPVNGKYSSIVTDVLYDHFLLKNWQLYSLEDFEIFRPRIYQSIRYREDIQPDPMKKMVESMIEYDWLKNYITTWGLERAFLNLNKRINKPEVDLRKSLSIFEKNYDFLDQQFQIFFKELLEESRLFLKENPIDGE, encoded by the coding sequence ATGAATTATCTGGCTCATCTTTTTCTTTCAGGAAATAACAGAGGGATAATTGTTGGCAATATCCTTGAAGATTATATTACAGGACATATCGATCATCCAAAAAACGCATACATCCCTTTTGATATAAAAGTTGGGTTAAAAATGCACCGGATGATTGACACTTTCACCGATTCTCATCCTGTTTTAAAAGATTCCAAAGCCCTTTTTTATCCGGTAAACGGTAAATATTCTTCCATTGTAACGGATGTGTTATATGATCATTTTCTATTAAAAAACTGGCAGCTATATAGTTTAGAGGATTTTGAAATATTTCGACCCAGAATATATCAATCCATTAGGTATCGCGAGGATATTCAACCGGATCCAATGAAAAAGATGGTTGAATCAATGATAGAATATGATTGGTTAAAAAATTATATTACAACCTGGGGCCTGGAGAGGGCATTTCTCAATCTCAACAAAAGAATTAATAAACCTGAAGTGGATTTAAGAAAAAGCCTGAGTATTTTTGAGAAAAATTATGATTTCTTAGATCAACAATTTCAAATATTCTTCAAAGAGCTTCTGGAAGAATCAAGATTATTTTTGAAAGAAAACCCAATCGATGGCGAATAA
- a CDS encoding dCMP deaminase family protein has translation MIKPKFDDIFMDLAVSLAKRSHCVKAQVGAVLVNETRIISIGYNGPPSGTHNCDEDFGEPGCPRDSKGSCSLALHAEQNAILYATKNGAKVEDSTLYVTLSPCIACARVIYSMKIRKVLFLDSYAKYKGIPSDEGVDFLRQFGVEVIQYTKE, from the coding sequence ATGATCAAACCAAAATTCGACGATATTTTCATGGATTTGGCTGTTTCTCTGGCCAAAAGATCACATTGCGTTAAAGCTCAGGTAGGTGCAGTTCTTGTCAATGAAACCCGAATCATTTCTATCGGTTACAATGGCCCGCCGTCTGGAACACATAATTGTGACGAAGATTTTGGGGAACCCGGATGCCCCAGAGACTCAAAAGGAAGTTGTTCATTAGCCCTGCATGCCGAGCAGAATGCAATTTTATATGCTACCAAGAACGGGGCAAAAGTAGAAGATTCTACTCTTTATGTTACACTTTCACCTTGCATAGCGTGTGCAAGAGTAATTTATTCTATGAAAATCAGGAAAGTTCTTTTCCTTGATTCTTATGCCAAATATAAAGGAATTCCATCTGACGAAGGTGTTGATTTTTTAAGACAGTTTGGCGTTGAGGTAATCCAATATACCAAAGAATGA
- a CDS encoding zinc metalloprotease — protein sequence MKKLIFNLIVFGLMISHDVFSQNIMKKCAIPENRSERILQQNRKLQDKIDEFLLKTDFSGRKEEKVIKIPVVIHVIHNNLAGIIGGKDNGNISDEQIYSQIKVLNEDYRKLANTPGFNSSPVGADMMIEFFLAKTDPTGKPTTGINRVYNSKKEFDVFNDNYLLSNLSYWDSAKYLNIWVTTLADNYLGYAEFPGGNFDGLELEDIDAEIDGAIIDHHAFGRQIGTANDGVYTYGRTLTHEIGHWFGLIHTWGDEYCGTDYCEDTPPAERGNLGIKCNAIFSECKGTRTQNMIENFMDYTADSCMNIFTSDQKNRVRAILELSKRRKKLIANAEFDLPDVENLQVRVLENPTENESIAVQILVKDTEDIEYFVIDQKGNILSNIVLNDTPSRVILIPRNFLSPGINHLRVKTATEEISKKLISR from the coding sequence ATGAAAAAGCTGATTTTTAACCTGATTGTATTTGGTTTGATGATCTCTCATGATGTTTTTTCACAAAATATCATGAAAAAGTGTGCAATTCCTGAAAATCGCTCGGAAAGGATATTACAACAAAATAGAAAACTTCAGGATAAAATTGATGAGTTTCTATTAAAAACTGATTTTTCGGGCAGAAAGGAAGAAAAAGTGATAAAAATCCCGGTTGTGATTCATGTAATTCACAATAACTTGGCAGGAATAATCGGAGGTAAAGACAACGGAAATATTTCTGATGAGCAGATATATTCTCAAATCAAAGTTTTAAACGAAGATTACAGGAAACTGGCAAATACACCTGGCTTCAATTCCAGTCCGGTAGGAGCCGATATGATGATTGAGTTTTTTCTTGCGAAAACAGATCCAACCGGTAAACCAACAACAGGAATTAATCGCGTGTATAACAGCAAAAAAGAATTTGATGTTTTTAACGATAATTATCTGCTTTCAAATCTTTCCTATTGGGATTCCGCAAAATATCTGAATATATGGGTTACCACTTTAGCCGATAATTATTTGGGGTATGCTGAATTTCCAGGAGGAAACTTTGATGGACTAGAATTGGAAGATATTGATGCTGAAATTGATGGTGCTATCATTGATCATCATGCATTTGGTCGCCAAATTGGTACCGCAAATGATGGAGTTTATACTTATGGGCGAACGCTTACACACGAAATTGGACATTGGTTTGGATTAATTCACACCTGGGGAGATGAATACTGCGGTACAGATTATTGTGAAGATACACCACCAGCCGAAAGGGGAAATTTAGGTATAAAATGCAATGCCATTTTTTCAGAATGCAAAGGAACCAGAACTCAAAATATGATTGAAAATTTCATGGACTACACGGCAGATAGTTGTATGAATATATTTACATCAGACCAAAAAAATAGGGTCAGAGCTATACTTGAATTGAGTAAAAGAAGAAAAAAACTGATTGCAAATGCAGAATTTGATTTGCCCGATGTTGAAAATCTACAAGTAAGAGTACTTGAAAACCCAACTGAAAATGAAAGCATTGCGGTTCAGATATTAGTAAAAGATACAGAGGATATTGAATATTTTGTAATAGACCAAAAAGGTAATATTCTTTCAAATATTGTCCTGAATGATACCCCCAGTCGGGTAATATTAATCCCAAGGAATTTTTTATCACCTGGAATAAACCACCTGAGAGTAAAAACTGCAACCGAAGAAATAAGCAAAAAACTTATTTCAAGATAA
- a CDS encoding PhoH family protein has product MTEKTIKLEFLPLSEFLGFQNGTIKELAKAFPQSKIISRGDDLHLKGSEKEIEKLSEIIEKLLEYFDKYGSLPIEKVNAIIDNENHEIDNILNQDDVIVHGNKGLIVKAKTPNQRKLVEAVEKHDIVFAIGPAGTGKTYTAVALAVRALKEKSVRKIIITRPAVEAGENLGFLPGDLKEKIDPYLRPIYDALEDMISNDKLKGFLEKNTIEIAPLAYMRGRTLDNAFILLDEAQNTTPMQLKMFLTRMGPSSKIIITGDKSQVDLPKNQKSGLEDAEKKLNKIKGIQFIQLDGSDVVRHPLVVKILEAYEKADF; this is encoded by the coding sequence TTGACAGAAAAAACCATCAAATTAGAATTTCTTCCGTTGTCAGAATTCCTCGGTTTTCAAAACGGTACAATAAAAGAGCTTGCAAAAGCCTTTCCCCAGAGTAAAATTATCTCAAGAGGTGATGATTTGCACCTGAAAGGTTCAGAAAAAGAGATTGAGAAACTTAGTGAAATCATAGAGAAGCTTCTGGAATATTTCGATAAGTATGGTTCACTTCCTATCGAGAAAGTTAATGCAATAATTGATAATGAAAATCATGAAATTGACAATATTTTAAATCAGGACGACGTAATCGTTCATGGCAATAAAGGACTGATAGTCAAGGCGAAAACTCCAAATCAAAGGAAATTGGTTGAAGCTGTTGAAAAGCATGATATTGTTTTTGCGATTGGTCCGGCAGGTACCGGAAAAACCTATACTGCAGTAGCCCTGGCTGTAAGAGCATTAAAGGAAAAATCGGTGAGAAAAATCATAATTACTCGTCCGGCGGTAGAGGCAGGAGAAAATCTTGGTTTTCTTCCTGGTGATTTAAAAGAAAAAATTGATCCATATTTAAGACCAATTTATGATGCACTTGAGGATATGATTTCAAACGATAAACTTAAAGGTTTTCTTGAAAAAAATACCATTGAAATCGCTCCACTGGCATACATGCGGGGAAGGACACTAGACAATGCATTTATTCTGCTTGATGAGGCCCAAAACACCACTCCTATGCAGTTGAAAATGTTCCTGACTCGTATGGGACCATCTTCTAAAATTATCATTACCGGTGATAAATCTCAGGTTGATTTACCCAAAAATCAGAAGTCAGGACTAGAAGATGCAGAGAAAAAATTAAATAAAATCAAAGGAATACAGTTTATACAATTAGACGGTTCAGATGTTGTTAGACACCCATTGGTAGTGAAAATTCTGGAAGCCTATGAAAAAGCTGATTTTTAA
- the dnaB gene encoding replicative DNA helicase: protein MEEAVLGAILIDKDSFSIVNELISPSGFYNESHQIIYQAMLELYTNAEPIDTISVVRQLRKSGQIQKIGGAKYIATLSSKVNSSANIEYHAMAISQAAVKREMIGVANEIMSEGFSDTNDIFDLLNKTEQSFFSISEKNIRKNYLDANTIMRLSINELEQKKQNNAGGITGIPSGFTELDALTGGWQKTELTIIAARPGMGKTAFVVSSMRNAAVDHNFPVAIFSLEMSATQLMLRLISAEAEIDSEKLRKGTLQPHEWEQLHHRINKLSKSSVFIDDTPALSILELRAKCRRLKAQHNIQMVIIDYLQLMTGDDGSGVSSSREQEIAAISRSLKNLAKELEVPVLALSQLSRAVEMRGGDKRPQLSDLRESGSIEQDADMVMFLYRPEYYKITEDEMGNSTEGIGEVIIAKNRAGTTDNIKLQFIGKYTKFANVGDYSGTGNYGGNSTTLSQNSGLSDFDSKGSDIGFATFKSKLNQGNQEPELPNPDEEYPF, encoded by the coding sequence ATGGAAGAAGCCGTGCTGGGGGCTATCCTCATTGATAAAGATTCGTTTTCTATTGTAAATGAGCTGATTAGCCCTAGCGGTTTCTACAATGAATCCCACCAGATTATCTATCAGGCCATGCTTGAGCTTTACACTAATGCCGAGCCTATAGACACAATTAGTGTAGTCAGACAATTAAGAAAATCTGGTCAAATACAGAAAATTGGTGGTGCAAAATATATTGCGACATTAAGCTCCAAAGTCAATTCCTCAGCAAATATTGAATACCATGCAATGGCGATAAGTCAGGCTGCTGTAAAGAGGGAAATGATAGGTGTAGCCAATGAAATAATGTCAGAGGGTTTTTCAGATACCAATGACATTTTTGATTTACTAAATAAAACAGAACAATCCTTTTTTTCTATCTCAGAAAAAAATATCAGGAAGAATTATCTGGATGCAAATACTATAATGCGTCTATCGATAAATGAGCTGGAACAAAAGAAGCAAAACAATGCAGGTGGTATAACCGGAATTCCAAGTGGTTTTACAGAATTGGATGCTCTTACAGGCGGTTGGCAAAAAACAGAGCTAACGATTATTGCTGCCAGGCCTGGTATGGGTAAGACTGCATTTGTGGTTTCTTCAATGAGAAATGCAGCTGTTGACCACAATTTTCCTGTGGCTATTTTTTCTTTGGAAATGTCAGCAACTCAGTTGATGCTTAGGCTGATATCGGCAGAAGCAGAAATTGATAGCGAGAAGTTACGTAAAGGAACCTTACAACCTCATGAATGGGAACAATTGCATCATAGGATAAATAAACTTTCGAAAAGTTCTGTTTTTATTGATGATACGCCTGCTTTGTCGATTTTGGAACTCAGAGCCAAATGCCGACGATTAAAAGCCCAGCATAATATTCAGATGGTAATCATTGACTATTTGCAATTGATGACTGGTGACGATGGCTCTGGAGTTTCCAGTAGCAGGGAGCAAGAGATTGCTGCCATTTCGAGGTCACTTAAAAACCTTGCAAAAGAACTGGAAGTTCCGGTTTTAGCACTTTCTCAGTTGAGCCGGGCCGTAGAAATGCGGGGTGGCGACAAAAGACCCCAGCTTTCAGATTTGCGTGAATCGGGTTCAATTGAGCAAGATGCCGATATGGTTATGTTTTTGTACCGGCCGGAATATTATAAAATTACCGAGGATGAAATGGGTAATTCTACAGAAGGAATTGGTGAAGTAATAATTGCTAAAAACCGGGCTGGAACAACCGACAATATCAAACTTCAATTTATAGGAAAATATACCAAATTTGCCAATGTCGGTGATTATTCGGGAACAGGAAATTATGGAGGAAATTCTACTACTTTAAGTCAAAATTCAGGATTAAGTGATTTCGACTCAAAGGGCTCCGATATTGGTTTTGCTACTTTCAAAAGTAAACTAAACCAAGGTAATCAGGAACCGGAACTTCCGAATCCTGATGAAGAATATCCATTCTGA
- the mnmA gene encoding tRNA 2-thiouridine(34) synthase MnmA has translation MSKKGRVLVAMSGGIDSSLAAVLLHEQGYEVIGMTMKTWDYASSGGTKKETGCCSLDSINDARHIAVELGFPHYILDIRSEFGDYVIDHFTGEYLEGRTPNPCVLCNTHIKWDALLRRADNLGCEFIATGHYAKIREENGRYVISKGLDETKDQSYVLWGVSQESLSRTLLPLGGYTKAQIRDMAREKGFYDLVNKSESYEICFVPDNDYRGFLKRRIEGLEERVKGGNFVMENGQIVGKHEGYPFYTIGQRKGLKVAMGYPVFVTEIRKETNEVVLGTDEYLKRNAMIVGKLNLQKYEKIPSEGIQSITKIRYKDRGESAFINQIENDKLEIKFDLPVNAIAPGQAAVFYENDDVIGGGWILKSFNN, from the coding sequence ATGAGTAAAAAAGGACGTGTTTTGGTCGCCATGAGCGGCGGTATTGATAGTTCATTAGCAGCTGTTTTGTTGCACGAACAAGGTTATGAAGTAATAGGTATGACCATGAAGACCTGGGATTATGCTTCCAGCGGTGGTACCAAAAAAGAAACAGGCTGCTGTAGCCTTGACTCCATCAACGATGCCCGGCATATCGCAGTAGAGCTTGGTTTCCCTCACTATATTCTTGATATCAGGTCTGAATTCGGGGATTACGTTATTGACCATTTTACGGGAGAATATCTGGAAGGACGTACACCCAACCCATGTGTATTGTGTAATACGCATATCAAATGGGATGCTTTGCTTCGCAGAGCTGATAATCTGGGCTGTGAATTTATTGCAACGGGACATTATGCCAAAATAAGGGAAGAGAATGGCAGATATGTAATTTCTAAAGGCCTGGATGAAACCAAAGATCAAAGCTATGTGCTTTGGGGAGTTTCGCAGGAAAGTCTTAGTCGTACCTTGTTGCCATTAGGAGGTTATACTAAAGCCCAAATCAGAGATATGGCCCGCGAAAAAGGTTTTTATGATTTGGTAAATAAATCAGAGTCTTATGAAATATGTTTTGTACCGGACAATGATTACCGCGGGTTTTTAAAACGTAGGATAGAAGGCCTGGAAGAAAGGGTAAAAGGAGGAAATTTTGTGATGGAAAATGGACAGATTGTGGGCAAACATGAAGGTTATCCTTTTTATACTATTGGTCAGAGAAAAGGATTAAAAGTTGCCATGGGATATCCGGTTTTTGTAACTGAAATCAGGAAGGAAACAAATGAAGTAGTACTTGGAACTGATGAATATCTGAAAAGGAATGCCATGATTGTGGGTAAATTGAATCTTCAGAAATATGAGAAAATTCCTTCTGAAGGAATTCAAAGTATTACAAAAATCAGATATAAAGACAGAGGTGAGTCGGCTTTTATCAACCAAATTGAAAATGACAAACTTGAAATCAAATTTGATTTACCGGTAAATGCGATTGCACCCGGCCAGGCCGCAGTATTCTATGAAAATGACGATGTAATAGGAGGGGGTTGGATTTTGAAAAGTTTTAATAACTAG
- a CDS encoding PspC domain-containing protein, producing the protein MNRIKNQDSVLGGVCLGLADELKTDVTLIRVVFVILFFTPLPVGIAYLVLWVVLPKTYSTLSVSGFNNENSDNNLKTKTISTMSNHNRNGNMVGGLILIILGAIFSFKTFFDINLFSYVKNLWPLILIGLGVWIIVKDKDDDNNVNNTTNTGTGY; encoded by the coding sequence ATGAACAGAATCAAAAATCAAGACAGTGTCTTAGGGGGAGTATGCCTGGGATTGGCAGATGAACTCAAAACCGATGTTACGTTGATACGGGTGGTCTTCGTAATCTTATTTTTCACTCCTTTACCAGTCGGTATTGCTTATTTAGTTTTATGGGTGGTTTTGCCCAAAACGTATTCCACTCTTTCAGTGAGCGGATTTAATAATGAAAATTCGGATAATAATTTAAAAACAAAAACAATAAGTACAATGAGCAATCATAATAGAAATGGAAATATGGTAGGTGGCCTGATTTTAATAATCCTGGGTGCTATCTTTTCTTTCAAAACTTTCTTCGACATCAATCTTTTCTCTTATGTTAAAAACCTTTGGCCATTGATTCTGATTGGTTTAGGTGTTTGGATTATCGTTAAAGATAAAGATGATGACAACAATGTAAATAACACCACTAATACCGGTACCGGTTATTAA
- a CDS encoding ABC transporter permease, with the protein MNVAFYLAKKIRFTKNQAFSSVIIKVGIASVAIAVSVLILSFFVLYGFKNTIKSKLFGQTSHIQISKITLNRSFEETSMPNNLEREQKTKNLPNIKSINKIALKSVILKSEDAIAGVVIKGVDEKYDWSEFKENLIQGRLPVLKPDSISQEILISEKILNDLDLKLNDNLLVYFIQNPPRARKLKIVGIYNTNVEELDQLYFYGDINLVRKINNWQDGEFGHYEIFIKDISKIDKTKDALLNQYPQEYDVLKVTEILPQFFDWFKLLDRNIIMVIFLILIVAGFNMISVLLIMIMERTPMIGLLKSLGSTDNTIKTIFLSNGGRITFIGLIFGNLIAILIAFLQDKFRIIKLDASNYYMEYVPIEWNWWVVFFVNISIFMVILLITFIPALIIKKISPVQALKYKD; encoded by the coding sequence ATGAACGTAGCCTTTTATCTGGCAAAAAAAATAAGGTTTACCAAAAACCAGGCATTTTCTTCTGTAATAATTAAAGTAGGTATTGCATCTGTTGCAATTGCTGTTTCTGTATTAATATTATCGTTTTTTGTACTTTATGGTTTCAAAAATACAATAAAATCAAAACTATTTGGCCAAACTTCCCATATTCAGATAAGCAAAATTACACTTAATCGGTCGTTTGAGGAAACAAGTATGCCAAATAATTTGGAAAGAGAACAAAAAACTAAGAATCTTCCAAATATTAAATCGATTAATAAAATTGCTTTGAAATCAGTAATATTAAAATCAGAAGATGCAATTGCGGGAGTGGTAATCAAAGGAGTGGATGAAAAATATGATTGGTCAGAATTCAAAGAAAATCTTATTCAAGGTCGTTTACCGGTTTTAAAACCAGATTCTATTTCTCAGGAAATATTAATCAGTGAAAAAATTCTGAATGATTTAGATCTAAAACTCAACGATAATTTGCTGGTATATTTTATTCAAAACCCTCCAAGAGCAAGAAAACTAAAAATTGTTGGAATTTATAATACCAATGTCGAGGAACTTGATCAGCTATACTTTTATGGAGATATAAATTTGGTAAGAAAAATAAATAATTGGCAGGATGGCGAGTTTGGTCATTATGAGATTTTCATTAAAGATATTTCAAAAATCGATAAAACTAAAGACGCTTTATTAAATCAATATCCACAAGAATATGATGTTTTGAAAGTAACCGAAATTCTTCCTCAATTTTTTGATTGGTTTAAATTGCTGGACCGTAATATTATCATGGTGATTTTTTTGATTCTGATTGTGGCAGGTTTTAATATGATTTCGGTTTTATTAATAATGATAATGGAAAGAACGCCAATGATTGGTTTATTGAAATCTTTGGGAAGTACTGATAATACCATCAAAACTATTTTCTTATCAAATGGCGGGCGGATTACTTTTATAGGTTTAATATTCGGAAATTTGATAGCTATTTTGATTGCTTTTTTACAGGATAAATTTCGAATAATTAAATTGGATGCCAGCAACTATTATATGGAATATGTGCCTATTGAATGGAATTGGTGGGTGGTATTTTTTGTAAATATAAGTATTTTCATGGTAATTTTATTGATTACATTCATTCCTGCTTTGATAATTAAAAAAATCAGTCCAGTTCAAGCCTTGAAATATAAAGACTAA
- the guaA gene encoding glutamine-hydrolyzing GMP synthase produces MTQQEILIIDFGSQYTQLIARRVRELHVYCEIHPFHKIPEITSNIKGIILSGSPSSVREEGSPNIDMSFRGKVPVLGICYGAQLLAIKNGGNVEASETREYGRAFLHDFDNSNHLFDGIKDNTQVWMSHGDSITALPTNSRLLASTNSVKNAGFVFNNELTFGIQFHPEVTHSEDGKKLLQNFVVNICGCDQSYTAQSFVEATVTELKDQLKDDKVVLGLSGGVDSSVAALLIHKAIGKNLYCIFVDNGLLRKDEFEQVLESYKGMGLNVVGVDAKNRFYDALKGKTDPEEKRKAIGKTFIEVFDDEAHKIQDVKWLAQGTIYPDIIESVSVKGPSMTIKSHHNVGGLPDYMKLKIVEPLKLLFKDGVREVGASMGMPQHILGRHPFPGPGLGIRILGEVTPEKVQILQEVDAIFINGLKETGLYEYTWQAGAMLLPVQSVGVMGDERTYESVVALRAVTSVDGMTADWAHLPYDFLGEVSNKIINKVKGVNRVVYDISSKPPATIEWE; encoded by the coding sequence ATGACTCAGCAAGAGATTTTAATTATTGATTTTGGTTCCCAATATACCCAACTAATAGCACGAAGAGTTAGGGAATTGCATGTTTATTGTGAAATTCATCCTTTTCATAAAATTCCTGAAATCACTTCAAATATCAAAGGAATTATTCTTTCAGGCAGTCCTAGTAGTGTAAGAGAAGAAGGCTCCCCAAATATTGATATGAGTTTCAGAGGCAAGGTTCCTGTTTTGGGAATTTGTTATGGAGCTCAATTATTAGCTATTAAAAATGGTGGCAATGTTGAAGCTTCAGAAACCCGGGAATATGGCAGGGCTTTTTTACATGATTTTGATAATTCTAATCACCTTTTTGATGGAATAAAAGATAACACGCAAGTTTGGATGTCACATGGAGATTCTATAACAGCGTTACCCACTAACAGCAGGCTTTTGGCTTCGACTAATTCAGTAAAAAATGCGGGTTTTGTATTTAACAATGAGCTTACTTTCGGCATTCAGTTTCACCCCGAAGTTACTCACTCTGAGGATGGCAAAAAACTTCTTCAAAACTTTGTAGTTAATATTTGTGGATGTGATCAAAGTTATACCGCCCAGTCATTTGTAGAAGCTACAGTAACCGAACTCAAAGACCAACTAAAAGATGATAAAGTAGTTTTGGGTCTTTCTGGTGGAGTTGATTCCTCGGTAGCTGCATTATTGATACATAAAGCAATCGGTAAAAATCTCTATTGTATTTTCGTTGACAATGGATTACTCAGGAAAGACGAATTTGAGCAAGTTCTGGAGTCTTACAAAGGAATGGGATTAAATGTCGTTGGTGTTGATGCCAAAAACAGATTTTATGATGCTCTAAAAGGAAAAACTGATCCTGAAGAAAAGAGAAAGGCAATTGGGAAGACATTTATTGAAGTTTTTGATGATGAAGCCCACAAAATTCAGGATGTAAAATGGCTGGCTCAAGGCACAATTTATCCTGATATAATTGAATCGGTTTCTGTAAAGGGGCCATCAATGACTATCAAATCACATCATAATGTTGGTGGATTGCCTGATTATATGAAATTGAAAATTGTGGAACCCTTGAAATTACTTTTTAAAGATGGGGTGAGAGAAGTGGGGGCCAGCATGGGAATGCCACAGCATATTTTAGGAAGGCATCCTTTTCCAGGTCCAGGATTGGGGATTAGGATTTTGGGTGAAGTTACTCCGGAAAAAGTTCAGATATTACAGGAAGTAGATGCAATATTCATCAATGGTCTAAAAGAAACAGGACTTTACGAATATACCTGGCAGGCAGGTGCTATGTTGCTTCCGGTACAAAGTGTGGGTGTAATGGGTGATGAACGTACTTATGAAAGTGTGGTTGCTCTGAGAGCAGTAACCAGTGTTGATGGAATGACTGCAGACTGGGCTCATTTGCCATATGATTTCTTAGGAGAGGTTTCGAATAAAATTATCAATAAAGTAAAAGGTGTCAATCGTGTAGTTTATGATATTAGCTCAAAGCCACCTGCAACCATAGAATGGGAATAA
- a CDS encoding undecaprenyl/decaprenyl-phosphate alpha-N-acetylglucosaminyl 1-phosphate transferase codes for MNFIFENIISEKSFQLILSILVSFFVTWRSIPVIINICNIKGLMVDPIKRSSHEHPTPTFGGVAIFASTLIGYMLWNFFDEGFLLHKVMAGLVILFFLGIKDDFFALDALKKLGSQVLVAVLVVVGSDLRITSFFGIFGIYELPYIISALFTIFLIVALINSFNLIDGIDGLSGGIGMIASGGFGLWFALNNQWSMAALGFSLSASLLGFLRYNFSINNKIFMGDTGSLIVGFIISVLAIQFVQFNVFNTHTETVYQNAPVIAIVLLCVPIFDTLRVFGLRILKGKSPFKADRLHLHHLMVDNGLSHIATSFILYFATISLTTITYVLRSFFTNTQLSLYTIGLFGLYLLLSRSLEIRRVKFHKQKCLQKD; via the coding sequence ATGAACTTTATTTTTGAAAACATTATCTCCGAGAAAAGCTTCCAGCTGATTTTATCAATTTTGGTTTCTTTTTTTGTTACATGGAGATCAATTCCGGTTATAATAAACATTTGTAATATTAAGGGTTTGATGGTTGATCCTATAAAAAGAAGTTCGCACGAACATCCAACACCTACTTTTGGAGGGGTTGCTATTTTTGCAAGTACTTTAATAGGTTATATGCTATGGAATTTTTTTGATGAAGGATTTCTGCTCCATAAAGTTATGGCTGGTCTTGTAATTCTTTTCTTTTTGGGAATTAAAGATGATTTTTTTGCTTTGGATGCTCTAAAGAAACTTGGTTCACAGGTTTTAGTGGCAGTTTTAGTTGTGGTTGGAAGTGACTTAAGAATCACTTCATTTTTCGGAATATTTGGTATTTATGAATTGCCCTACATCATAAGTGCCCTTTTTACCATATTTTTAATTGTTGCCCTTATCAACTCATTCAACCTTATTGACGGAATTGATGGACTCTCGGGAGGTATCGGAATGATAGCCTCAGGTGGATTTGGATTGTGGTTTGCATTAAATAATCAATGGTCAATGGCTGCTTTAGGGTTTTCTTTATCAGCTTCATTACTAGGTTTTTTAAGATATAATTTTTCCATAAACAATAAAATATTTATGGGTGATACAGGCTCACTTATTGTAGGATTTATTATTTCAGTATTAGCTATCCAATTTGTACAATTTAATGTTTTTAACACCCACACCGAAACAGTTTATCAAAATGCTCCAGTAATAGCAATTGTGTTGCTGTGTGTGCCAATTTTTGATACTCTCAGAGTTTTTGGATTAAGAATTTTAAAAGGGAAGTCACCTTTCAAAGCAGACAGACTTCACCTACATCATTTAATGGTTGATAACGGCCTTTCACATATTGCTACTTCATTTATATTATATTTTGCAACAATCTCACTGACTACAATTACCTATGTTTTAAGGTCTTTTTTTACAAATACTCAACTTAGTCTTTATACGATTGGACTATTTGGTTTATATCTACTTCTTTCCAGATCGCTGGAAATCAGGAGAGTGAAATTTCATAAGCAAAAATGTCTTCAAAAGGATTAA